From Segatella copri, the proteins below share one genomic window:
- a CDS encoding ABC transporter substrate-binding protein, giving the protein MKKLYILLCGATAALLMAACQGEKTAAADAEAGDTLEMKYAKLLTIVKHGDGEESSDAAEGIDYQYAEAIIANPWKAGTMLHRYILIPKGKEGDKTVAMLARRRSTGARCTTDTVRTPVERSAVFIAPHCQLMYEMGCQQAIRGVCDLDYINIPDVKKRAAAAGNAAARKAVSGKASAENASAGNSIVDCGSSMAPDIERIIALKPEAILLSPFENSGGYGKLDKLHVPIIEAADYMESSPLGRAEWMKFYGMLFKKDGNAPKTALAASCEPKADSLFAKIEKEYLKLKAEAAGYPKGLSILTERKTGNVWYVPGGKSTMGILLRDAHARYIFADDTHSGSLSMSPEQIIAKGNQVDVWAFKYFGGNALTKQNLLAEYQGYQALKAFQTGTVYETDTSCEPYFELTSFHPEILLREFIILSHPEAGDKFGKLRFYKKY; this is encoded by the coding sequence ATGAAGAAACTGTATATTCTTTTGTGTGGGGCTACGGCGGCCCTGCTGATGGCGGCATGCCAGGGAGAAAAGACGGCTGCTGCTGATGCGGAGGCTGGCGATACCCTGGAGATGAAGTACGCCAAGTTGCTTACCATCGTGAAGCATGGCGATGGGGAAGAGAGTTCCGATGCTGCAGAAGGTATTGATTATCAGTATGCTGAGGCTATCATCGCCAACCCCTGGAAGGCGGGAACGATGCTGCATCGCTACATCCTGATTCCGAAGGGAAAGGAGGGGGATAAGACGGTGGCGATGCTTGCCAGAAGGCGCAGCACGGGGGCGAGATGCACTACCGATACCGTGCGCACACCGGTGGAGAGGAGTGCCGTTTTCATCGCTCCCCATTGCCAGCTGATGTACGAAATGGGCTGCCAGCAGGCCATCCGTGGTGTCTGCGACCTCGATTACATCAATATTCCGGATGTAAAGAAGAGGGCTGCTGCTGCCGGAAATGCTGCTGCCCGAAAAGCTGTTTCCGGAAAAGCTTCTGCAGAGAATGCTTCTGCCGGAAATTCCATCGTGGATTGCGGTTCGAGCATGGCACCCGATATCGAGCGCATCATCGCCCTGAAACCCGAAGCCATCCTCCTTTCGCCTTTCGAAAACAGCGGAGGATATGGCAAGCTCGACAAGCTGCACGTGCCCATCATCGAGGCTGCCGACTATATGGAGTCTTCGCCACTGGGCAGGGCGGAATGGATGAAATTCTACGGCATGCTCTTTAAAAAAGACGGGAATGCACCGAAGACCGCTCTTGCTGCATCTTGCGAACCAAAGGCAGATTCGCTCTTTGCGAAGATAGAAAAGGAATATCTGAAGCTGAAAGCTGAGGCAGCCGGGTATCCGAAGGGGCTCTCCATCCTCACCGAGCGCAAGACGGGCAATGTATGGTATGTGCCGGGCGGCAAGAGCACCATGGGCATCCTGTTGCGTGATGCTCATGCCCGCTACATCTTCGCCGACGACACCCACAGCGGCAGCCTCTCCATGAGCCCCGAACAGATCATCGCCAAGGGCAACCAGGTGGATGTCTGGGCTTTCAAATACTTCGGCGGAAATGCTTTAACCAAGCAGAATCTTCTAGCTGAATATCAGGGTTATCAGGCTCTGAAAGCATTCCAGACAGGCACCGTCTACGAGACCGATACCAGCTGTGAGCCATACTTCGAACTCACCAGTTTCCATCCCGAGATATTGCTCCGCGAGTTCATCATCCTCTCGCATCCAGAAGCAGGAGATAAGTTTGGCAAACTCAGATTCTATAAGAAATATTAA
- a CDS encoding YhcH/YjgK/YiaL family protein, with translation MAAGAHTCCHNSAQKCGCKRGYYTQYYGDKPELIKEAIAWAESDVWRNGFDKAKPHSSVNLADFYLQYQKNPQQWQALFDYLAKTDLLSIPKGKHKIPGSDLVVSVEDSKNEPLEKRRSESHNKHIDFQYVVKGTERFGVIDHYSSTPNCKYRPDVIHYDYDRRKARFFDSTPGEFFIFFPRDWHIAKVANDGEDQTIRVIVVKVDYKD, from the coding sequence ATGGCCGCCGGTGCGCATACTTGCTGTCATAATTCAGCACAGAAATGCGGCTGCAAGAGAGGTTATTACACACAGTATTACGGCGATAAGCCCGAACTCATAAAAGAGGCTATAGCTTGGGCGGAGAGCGACGTCTGGCGCAATGGTTTCGACAAGGCGAAGCCACATTCCAGCGTAAACCTCGCAGATTTCTATCTGCAGTATCAGAAGAATCCGCAGCAATGGCAGGCGCTTTTCGACTATCTGGCAAAGACCGATTTGCTGAGCATTCCGAAGGGAAAGCACAAGATTCCGGGTTCCGACCTCGTGGTAAGTGTAGAGGACAGCAAGAACGAGCCACTGGAAAAGCGCCGCAGCGAGAGTCATAACAAGCACATCGATTTTCAGTATGTAGTAAAGGGAACCGAGCGTTTTGGCGTCATCGACCACTACTCCAGCACCCCCAACTGCAAGTATCGTCCCGACGTAATCCACTACGACTACGACCGCCGGAAGGCCCGTTTCTTCGACAGTACCCCCGGCGAATTCTTCATCTTCTTCCCGAGGGATTGGCACATCGCCAAGGTGGCAAATGATGGCGAAGACCAGACCATCCGCGTTATCGTGGTGAAGGTGGATTATAAGGATTAA
- a CDS encoding CHC2 zinc finger domain-containing protein produces MAEYIDSNTLSKLRAISILEVADELGMGLRYHNALCISHNDTHPSLHFWTSTNTCHCFACGWGGDNIDLVMKRENLSFSEACQWLCRRFNISAGNHSAGNRKDVLHRDKTVAEHRKSECDTDRLNLRGEFQHKPDVDYLMRMLMGKKLTDKAKDFLFYQRKLRPEYIYWCRVVSTDFSIAGYRFGGKFFDGPSLLIPYYDVHGNLLTVQSRYLGDKTEEKPRFKFAPGSKPMVYGMQILPQVTEKEPLVITEGCTDCWSAMSMGYKAIAIPSATLCNEECRNLLAGRNLHMWPDQDKPGIGLYMKLKEMFPQLVYHQLPEGCKDLSDYYQSFYVQKM; encoded by the coding sequence ATGGCAGAATATATTGATTCAAATACGCTCTCTAAACTTAGAGCTATCAGCATCCTGGAGGTTGCTGATGAATTGGGAATGGGTTTGCGGTATCATAATGCCCTTTGTATCAGTCATAATGATACCCATCCGAGTTTGCATTTCTGGACTTCCACCAACACTTGTCATTGCTTTGCATGCGGGTGGGGTGGAGATAATATCGACCTGGTGATGAAACGGGAGAATCTCTCTTTTTCGGAGGCTTGCCAATGGCTGTGCAGAAGATTCAATATCAGCGCCGGTAATCATTCTGCGGGAAACCGTAAGGATGTGCTTCATCGGGATAAAACAGTTGCTGAGCATAGAAAATCTGAATGTGATACGGACAGACTCAATCTCAGAGGCGAGTTTCAGCATAAGCCTGACGTAGATTATCTGATGCGTATGCTCATGGGTAAGAAACTGACAGATAAAGCCAAGGATTTCCTGTTCTATCAGAGAAAGCTGCGCCCGGAATATATCTATTGGTGTAGAGTGGTGAGCACAGATTTCTCCATTGCTGGCTATCGCTTTGGTGGAAAGTTTTTTGATGGTCCTTCCCTGTTGATTCCCTATTATGACGTTCATGGCAATCTGCTGACGGTTCAGAGCAGATATCTGGGAGATAAGACTGAAGAAAAACCGCGGTTTAAGTTTGCACCAGGTAGCAAGCCGATGGTATATGGGATGCAGATCTTGCCGCAGGTGACAGAAAAAGAGCCATTGGTTATTACCGAGGGATGTACCGACTGCTGGAGCGCTATGTCTATGGGTTACAAGGCAATAGCCATCCCGAGTGCTACGCTTTGTAATGAAGAATGTCGCAATCTTTTAGCGGGAAGGAATCTTCACATGTGGCCTGATCAGGACAAACCGGGCATCGGTCTTTATATGAAACTGAAGGAAATGTTCCCTCAGCTGGTGTACCATCAGTTGCCGGAAGGTTGCAAGGATTTGTCTGATTATTACCAGTCGTTTTACGTTCAGAAAATGTGA